The Styela clava chromosome 2, kaStyClav1.hap1.2, whole genome shotgun sequence genome contains a region encoding:
- the LOC120336728 gene encoding uncharacterized protein LOC120336728 — MKYFVIFLTFILCLRNASADTTACDSVDISSQADVAAALTLTVSCDAASIVIMLNACMVERMGQTPDTDLTLAGPATVTGFPPADVTAACSDATQVYNPTTNLLTITISDFHACDMVATSDATNNIYSNAVRTIIANVAGATILRHFNILAEFTCEYPRTGSSIGSASVSPVVVTATGTSVTSTGDYASAAKLCSSEACPAGDELTTGSSVNVNEAAFFIVTATNSHVQIEITAVWATTVADGTSSPRHDIVKSSCLADMVASDLVHNAVSPVHVKFLWFVWASDMTLPVFLHIEWTLCDPSTDTCDAATCPPPVRRRRSVLKDDRQKYTATLGPFTIGK; from the exons ATGAAGTACTTCGTAATATTCCTTACTTTCATACTTTGCCTTAGAAATGCATCGGCTG ATACTACGGCTTGTGACTCTGTCGACATTTCTTCTCAAGCTGATGTGGCTGCCGCGCTCACACTAACCGTTTCGTGCGACGCTGCCTCAATTGTTATCAT GCTTAACGCGTGCATGGTTGAAAGAATGGGACAGACACCTGACACAGATTTGACGTTGGCGGGTCCAGCTACCGTTACCGGGTTCCCGCCTGCGGATGTGACTGCCGCATGCTCTGATGCCACTCAAGTTTACAACCCGACGACGAATCTTTTGACCATTACCATAAGTGATTTTCATGCTTGTGACATGGTGGCAACCAGC GATGCCACTAACAACATTTACAGCAACGCAGTACGAACTATTATTGCTAATGTGGCAGGTGCCACCATTCTCCGTCATTTTAACATCTTGGCCGAATTCACTTGCGAATACCCGAGAACGGGATCGTCAATAGGATCGGCTTCCGTAAGCCCAGTTGTGGT AACTGCAACAGGCACGTCCGTGACGTCGACAGGCGACTATGCTTCTGCTGCAAAACTATGCTCTTCTGAAGCATGCCCTGCTGGAGATGAACTTACGACAGGCAGCTCGGTCAATGTTAATGAGGCAGCATTCTTCATAGTAACCGCGACCAATTCTCATGTTCAAATCGAG ATTACCGCTGTCTGGGCAACTACTGTGGCAGATGGTACTTCATCTCCTAGACATGATATCGTCAAATCCTC ATGTCTTGCTGATATGGTCGCAAGTGATCTCGTCCACAATGCAGTCTCACCAGTCCACGTCAAGTTCTTATGGTTTGTCTGGGCTTCTGATATGACTCTCCCAGTCTTCTTGCATATAGAATGGACCTTGTGTGATCCTAGCACCGACACTTGTGATGCC GCTACATGTCCTCCTCCTGTTCGTCGTCGTCGTAGTGTTCTTAAGGACGACAGGCAAAAATACACCGCCACTCTCGGACCTTTCACAATTGGAAAGTAA
- the LOC120336743 gene encoding protein stum homolog: MSEQAENAGSQAGKQKDGRIKDDDMKEVNLQVNEEQTGKSNEGKYEIKVTEKKGLLRSAIPRVQVPIAWLVLFFNVFLPGTGTLILSLFSLCGVPTDLKKQNFCLAFLINLLTAFLQMITAVIIIGWIWSVYWGMFAVTEANERSENLKKQKKMEKAQAASEEANLKDNAVDDNVV; this comes from the exons ATGTCCGAACAAGCAGAAAATGCCGGCAGCCAAGCGGGTAAGCAAAAAGATGGAAGAATAAAAGACGATGATATGAAGGAAGTTAACCTGCAAGTGAACGAAGAACAAACTGGTAAATCGAACGAAgggaaatatgaaattaaagtAACAGAAAAGAAAGGTTTGCTGCGATCTGCCATACCCAGAGTCCAAGTGCCGATAGCTTGGCTCGTTCTGTTCTTCAACGTATTCTTGCCTGGAACAG GTACCCTTATCTTGTCTCTCTTCTCACTGTGTGGAGTTCCTACTGATCTTAAGAAACAAAACTTCTGTCTTGCCTTTCTCATCAACCTTCTCACCGCTTTTCTACAGATGATAACTGCTGTAATTATTATTGGATGGATATGGAGTGTATACTGGGGAATGTTTGCAGTAACTGAAGCAA ATGAAAGAagcgaaaatttgaaaaagcaaaaaaagaTGGAAAAGGCTCAAGCTGCATCAGAAGAAGCAAATCTTAAAGATAATGCAGTCGATGACAATGTAGTTTAA